The genomic DNA CACCGGTTTCGCGATCGCGGCGATGATCGGTTCGACAGCGGCGGTTCACCTACAAGCCGAATCGAATCCGCCGCGGGTGACCGCAGCGGTTGCCAACGCAAACTCGTTGAGCGAAGCGTTTCGCGAAACCGCTCGGGTCGTGGCACCGTCGGTCGTCACGATCACGTCGGAGACCGAAGTCGCCAGCCCGGCACCGCGGCAAGGCCAACCGATGAACGACGAGATGATGAAGCGGTTCTTCGGCGAAGGGTCTCCTTTCGGTGAGATGTTCCGCGGTCAACCGCAGATGCAGCCGTTCCACAAGCCGTCGGCTGAATCGAACACTCGCACCGGGATCGGATCGGGAGTGATCATCGACGCTTCGGGGTTGATCCTGACGAACAACCACGTCGTCGCGGATGCTACCAACGTGATGGTGAAATTGGCCGATGGACGCGAGTTCCAAGCTTCGGAAGTCAAAACCGATCCGAAGACCGACCTGGCTGTCTTGAAGATCGATGGAGCCAGCGATTTGGTTGCCGCTCGACTTGGAAATAGCGATCGGATCGAGATCGGCGACTGGGTGTTGGCCTTGGGACAACCCTTCGGTCTCGAAGGAACGGTCACCGCTGGGATCATCAGCGCCAAGAGTCGTGGGATTGGAATCACGGCGCGGGAGAACTTCCTGCAAACCGATGCGGCGATCAACCCTGGAAACAGTGGTGGTCCGTTGGTGAACCTGGCGGGTGAAGTGATCGGTATCAACACCGCGATCTCGTCGCGCAGCGGCGGCAACAACGGTGTCGGATTTGCAATTCCGATCGACGAAGCCAAGTGGGTTAGCGATCAATTGATCAAAGACGGTGTCGTGCGTCGAGCGATGTTGGGCGTTGGAATCCAGAAGGTCAGTCACGAACTGGCTTCTTCGTTCGGCGTCGAATCGAATCACGGCGTGTTGGTTACCGAAGTTGTGAAAGGTTCGCCAGCCGAGAAGGCGGGCCTGAAGTCGGGCGATGTGATCCTGTCGTTCAGTGGACGCGAGGTTCACGATCCACGCGGTTTGCAGAACGTCGTTGAACAGTGTGCTGTCGGTTCGAAGCAGAAGGTCGAGATCATGCGTGACGGCAGCAAGATGACAATCGAAGCTGTCTGCGAAGTTCAGCCCGAAGCGGGATTGTCTAACAAAGCCAGCGAATCCGCTGCTTCGAAGATCGAATCGCTCGGGATGGAGGTCGGTAATTTGACCGAAGACCTGGCGCGGAAACTTGGTGTCAAGGAAGTTGCGGGGGTGGTTATCACCAACGTGGAACCTGGCAGCGTTGCCGACCGTGCGGGATTAAAAGCTGGGAACGTGATCACTCAAGTCGAACGTAAATCGGTCGACTCGGTCGATCAGTTCCAAGCGATGACCAAGGATCACGATCTGTCCGATGCCCTGCTGTTGCTGGTCAAGACGGATCAAGGTTCGCGGTACGTGATTCTGAAGTCGGGAAAATAAAACCGGCAGCTGACAAAGCGCTCCGCTAAGGAGCGCTTGCCGGATCGAAGTCGCAACGGATCGGGTTGCTCCAACCCGCCGTTGCGACTTACGCGATAAGAACTCATCAATTCGTTCAACGCTTGAACGCCCACATATACTGGAGAAGAACTTCCATGGTCCGCTTCGCTACAAAATCGCAATCCAATCGCTGGTTCAGTCAATCCGGCTCGCACAACTCCACGCAATCAAACAACGACAACGAAGGCCTGGAAGAATATTTTGCGGACATCTCCAAGACGCGGCTGCTGACGACTGCCGAAGAGATCGAAGCGACGCAGCGGATCAAAAAGGCGGGGATCGTTTATCGCCACTGCTTGCTGATGCATCCCGAGATCCTGCCACAGATTATCGATTCGTTGGCCACTGTCGACGCCCGCGACGTGCGGATCGACACGGTGGTCGAGGTCGCCCCGAACGATCTGCCGAGGATTCAGTTTTTACGCAAAGCGATCCCGCATGTGATCGAATCGCTGCAACGGATCGACGACGAAAACCGCCGCGATCGCAAGCAGATCGGGATGCGTCGCTGCTCGCAAGTCAAGCGCCAAGCGGCATTGGGCCGAATGCGTCGCCGACGCCACTCGGTTCGTAATCTGGTCAACGAACTACCGATCCGCGTCGCGGTCCTGGAGTCGTTGTTCGACGCTTCGGACGACCGCGTCGCTGCCGGCCAACTGGCTCGCGTCACCCGCCGAGCCGCCGCGTTGCGAGTGCACCTGACGTCGCTGAAGCAAGGATTTATCAGTCACCACCTGCGGTTGGTGATCCCGATCGCCAAACAGTATCGCGGCCGCGGGCTCGGTTTTCTCGACCTGGTTCAGGAGGGGAACGCCGTGCTGATGAAAGCGATCGAAAAATTTGATCCCGACCGCGGGTTCCGTTTCAGCACCTACGCGACCTGGTGGATTCGCCAAGCGATCAGCCGCGCCGTGGCCGTGCAAGGACGTTTGGTACGCGTTCCGCAAGCCGCGTTTTCGGGAGTTAAGCAGGTTCG from Rosistilla oblonga includes the following:
- a CDS encoding Do family serine endopeptidase encodes the protein MSITKFRKHKAPWITGFAIAAMIGSTAAVHLQAESNPPRVTAAVANANSLSEAFRETARVVAPSVVTITSETEVASPAPRQGQPMNDEMMKRFFGEGSPFGEMFRGQPQMQPFHKPSAESNTRTGIGSGVIIDASGLILTNNHVVADATNVMVKLADGREFQASEVKTDPKTDLAVLKIDGASDLVAARLGNSDRIEIGDWVLALGQPFGLEGTVTAGIISAKSRGIGITARENFLQTDAAINPGNSGGPLVNLAGEVIGINTAISSRSGGNNGVGFAIPIDEAKWVSDQLIKDGVVRRAMLGVGIQKVSHELASSFGVESNHGVLVTEVVKGSPAEKAGLKSGDVILSFSGREVHDPRGLQNVVEQCAVGSKQKVEIMRDGSKMTIEAVCEVQPEAGLSNKASESAASKIESLGMEVGNLTEDLARKLGVKEVAGVVITNVEPGSVADRAGLKAGNVITQVERKSVDSVDQFQAMTKDHDLSDALLLLVKTDQGSRYVILKSGK
- a CDS encoding sigma-70 family RNA polymerase sigma factor; amino-acid sequence: MVRFATKSQSNRWFSQSGSHNSTQSNNDNEGLEEYFADISKTRLLTTAEEIEATQRIKKAGIVYRHCLLMHPEILPQIIDSLATVDARDVRIDTVVEVAPNDLPRIQFLRKAIPHVIESLQRIDDENRRDRKQIGMRRCSQVKRQAALGRMRRRRHSVRNLVNELPIRVAVLESLFDASDDRVAAGQLARVTRRAAALRVHLTSLKQGFISHHLRLVIPIAKQYRGRGLGFLDLVQEGNAVLMKAIEKFDPDRGFRFSTYATWWIRQAISRAVAVQGRLVRVPQAAFSGVKQVRQTQESFYLRHRRDPDPQEIARDTGMSFESTKRALGALREVVSIHDRTDDDQMTLAETLPEVSETSDPAFLEEQQNLRPMVLGMLSRLDPRERRIVELRFGIKDGKPRTLTQVSSAMSLSRERIRQIQTQAMSKLEDMSEGMDDF